From Mustela erminea isolate mMusErm1 chromosome 1, mMusErm1.Pri, whole genome shotgun sequence, a single genomic window includes:
- the MYLK gene encoding myosin light chain kinase, smooth muscle isoform X5, with amino-acid sequence MAMISGLSGRKSSTGSPTSPLNAEKLESEEDVSQAFLEAVAEEKPHVKPYFSKTIRDLEVVEGSAARFDCKIEGYPDPEVVWFKDDQSIRESRHFQIDYDEDGNCSLIISDVCGDDDAKYTCKAVNSLGEATCTAELIVETMEEGEGEGEEEEE; translated from the exons ATGGCAATGATCTCAGGACTCAGTGGCAGGAAATCCTCAACAGGGTCACCAACCAGCCCACTCAATGCAGAAAAATTAGAATCGGAAG AAGATGTGTCTCAAGCTTTCCTTGAGGCTGTTGCTGAGGAAAAGCCCCATGTAAAACCCTATTTCTCTAAGACCATCCGTGATTTAGAAGTTGTGGAGGGAAGCGCTGCTAGATTTGACTGCAAGATTGAAG GATACCCAGACCCTGAAGTTGTCTGGTTCAAAGATGACCAGTCAATCCGGGAGTCTCGCCACTTCCAGATAGACTACGATGAGGATGGGAACTGCTCTTTAATCATTAGCGATGTTTGCGGGGACGATGATGCCAAGTACACCTGCAAGGCCGTCAACAGTCTGGGAGAAGCCACCTGCACCGCGGAGCTCATTGTGGAGAccatggaggaaggggaaggggaaggggaagaagaggaagagtga